Proteins encoded together in one Branchiostoma lanceolatum isolate klBraLanc5 chromosome 11, klBraLanc5.hap2, whole genome shotgun sequence window:
- the LOC136445094 gene encoding carboxylesterase 4A-like encodes MDAPLSLLLSLLLLSSGPCTAQEPTVPTKYGQLSGVTTDYDGVPVRAFLGVPFAKPPTGDLRFMPPVEPEPWDGVREATAFGPACPQEKMFLPGFVESFLNSDRQWSEDCLALNVYAPVRTTNAADPLAVMVYIHGGGWQVGTGSENNGTQLAAENNVIVVTLNYRLGAFGFLGTGDQHAPGNLGLLDQRLAIIWVKENIASFGGDVNRMTIFGLSAGGISVSLHLLSPLNTGLFHRAITQSGTAFTPGTLGTKVDFSSVSVPVSLSV; translated from the exons ATGGACGCTCCTCTAAGCCTCCTGCTCTCTCTCTTGCTTCTATCTTCCGGACCCTGTACGGCACAGGAGCCGACAGTCCCCACCAAATACGGCCAACTCTCTGGCGTCACGACCGACTACGACGGCGTGCCCGTACGGGCCTTTCTGGGCGTACCCTTCGCCAAGCCACCTACGGGGGACCTCCGCTTCATGCCGCCGGTCGAGCCCGAGCCCTGGGACGGAGTCAGAGAGGCGACGGCGTTCGGACCAGCCTGCCCTCAAGAGAAAATGTTTCTCCCCGGATTTGTGGAATCGTTTCTAAACTCGGACCGACAGTGGAGCGAAGACTGCCTGGCGTTGAACGTATACGCACCCGTCAGGACCACAAACGCTGCG GACCCCCTAGCCGTGATGGTGTACATACATGGCGGCGGATGGCAGGTTGGAACCGGTTCCGAAAACAACGGGACGCAGCTGGCCGCTGAGAACAACGTCATCGTGGTGACCTTGAACTACAG ACTGGGCGCGTTTGGCTTCCTGGGAACGGGGGACCAGCATGCACCTGGAAACCTGGGTCTCCTGGACCAGAGACTGGCGATCATCTGGGTAAAGGAGAACATCGCCAGCTTCGGCGGGGACGTCAACAG AATGACCATATTTGGTCTGTCGGCTGGCGGGATCTCCGTCAGTCTCCACCTCCTGTCCCCCCTGAACACCGGCCTGTTCCACCGCGCCATCACGCAGAGCGGCACCGCCTTCACGCCCGGCACTCTAGGGACTAAGGTAGACttttcatctgtatctgtaccagtatctttatctgtatag
- the LOC136445175 gene encoding melanocortin receptor 5-like has protein sequence MRIFIGNCPGSVLVILTLIKFHYVGISLASGPDSNVTSYDGNSTDISASGPDLNVTNQVSNNCYTNISRNSTRTLIEIINIFTATNVSEIGENITSNGRQCPQIVMTSVFVPLMAVTICLGIWSIVANGLPLAAIMKHERLHKPVYILIANLAASDVLAGVTFVLVGSSVLYSKLSRFVPSVIISHIQLTALLLSGLSSAYSLLALTAERYWFIVHGMTYVNKVTNERCKVAVVVVWVWSLLVAMPPNFWWQCVPCVDERCLPLGGSHGGVSYSYVVVILVTVFTPMAAIVLLNMGILSCLWKHVNAIAAQEAAVGAQPTTSRKSTVTIVLITAVFLVGWTPLLSKMAKNTQDIARLHETQVFVLLNSAINPVIYALRLREVRRCVVRLFVNPGGNAA, from the coding sequence ATGAGGATCTTCATTGGAAACTGCCCCGGGTCAGTGCTAGTGATTCTCACGCTCATCAAATTCCACTATGTCGGAATAAGCTTGGCTTCTGGACCGGACTCGAATGTGACGAGTTACGACGGAAACAGCACGGACATTTCGGCATCTGGACCGGACCTCAATGTCACAAATCAAGTCAGTAACAACTGTTACACAAACATCTCTCGCAACTCCACCCGGACCTTGATCGAAATCATTAACATCTTTACAGCTACAAACGTCTCTGAGATCGGAGAAAATATCACATCCAACGGTCGCCAATGTCCTCAAATCGTGATGACTTCTGTATTTGTACCTTTGATGGCTGTAACTATATGCCTCGGCATCTGGTCCATTGTTGCAAACGGTCTCCCACTAGCAGCCATCATGAAGCATGAGCGACTCCACAAGCCCGTGTACATCCTCATCGCCAATCTTGCGGCAAGCGACGTTCTGGCCGGCGTAACCTTCGTGCTGGTAGGCAGCTCAGTTTTGTATTCTAAGCTAAGCAGGTTCGTTCCTTCAGTCATTATCTCTCATATCCAGCTTACGGCGCTCTTGCTCTCTGGCCTGTCCTCCGCCTACAGCTTGCTGGCCCTGACAGCCGAGCGATACTGGTTCATCGTCCACGGGATGACCTACGTCAACAAAGTCACCAACGAGAGGTGCAAGGTCGCGGTGGTGGTCGTGTGGGTGTGGTCGCTGCTGGTAGCGATGCCGCCAAACTTCTGGTGGCAGTGCGTACCGTGTGTGGACGAACGGTGTCTTCCGTTGGGCGGATCGCACGGAGGCGTGTCCTACAGCTACGTGGTTGTCATTCTCGTGACAGTGTTCACTCCGATGGCTGCAATCGTCCTTCTTAACATGGGGATACTCTCTTGTTTGTGGAAACATGTGAACGCTATCGCTGCACAAGAAGCCGCCGTGGGTGCCCAGCCCACCACCAGCCGAAAATCCACCGTCACCATCGTCCTTATAACCGCGGTGTTCCTGGTGGGATGGACGCCGCTTCTCtcaaaaatggccaaaaatacCCAGGATATTGCACGGCTGCATGAAACGCAGGTTTTCGTGCTGCTGAACTCCGCCATCAACCCGGTCATCTACGCGCTACGTCTGCGCGAGGTTCGCCGTTGTGTTGTACGACTCTTCGTGAATCCTGGCGGAAATGCCGCGTag
- the LOC136445118 gene encoding transcription factor Jun-like: protein MHVRSTEKASECGARNTYFLSFVPTTPVKLCCGQEAVTKTCPDLNTTPSDSSLSTNSGFLPRRMALKMETSFYHDSELHQMPQSKYANPGYSRIPDAKPRPNVAHQEMRKSLHLDFQNTSKKPHLQNILGTPELNLLKLGSPELERLIIQSNGLVTTTPTPTQFIFPKNVTDEQEQYAAGFVAALERLHREEGDDDPSGAQPCAIQMATNSTATASTSYPGAPPPLSHHQPTYHTLTAMSTTTALPGSTVEHHPTLNNTSAACSSSSTAPPLQHHSLSRPIKEEPQTVPHQPMTALPTGPIDMETQELIKAERKRLRNRIAASKCRKRKLERISRLESKVKDLKTQNTDLSSTANQLREQVCQLKQKVMEHVNSGCQVMLTQQLSFN, encoded by the exons ATGCACGTTAGATCGACAGAGAAAGCCAGCGAGTGTGGAGCGCGTAACACTTATTTCCTGAGTTTTGTTCCAACCACACCGGTAAAACTTTGTTGTGGCCAAGAGGCAGTGACTAAGACTTGCCCAGACTTGAACACCACACCCAGTGATTCATCGTTGTCGACGAACAGCGGTTTTCTTCCCCGACGCATGGCTCTGAAGATGGAAACGTCATTTTACCACGACTCGGAGCTGCACCAGATGCCGCAGTCCAAGTACGCGAACCCGGGCTACTCCCGCATTCCCGACGCCAAGCCCAGGCCCAACGTGGCCCATCAAGAGATGAGAAAGTCTCTGCATCTGGATTTCCAAAATACGAGCAAGAAGCCGCATTTACAG AATATTCTTGGGACTCCTGAACTAAACCTCCTGAAGCTTGGTTCGCCGGAGTTGGAGCGGTTGATCATCCAGTCCAACGGGCTCGTCACAACCACCCCGACCCCCACCCAGTTCATCTTCCCCAAAAATGTCACCGACGAGCAGGAGCAGTACGCCGCCGGCTTCGTAGCGGCGCTGGAGAGGCTCCACCGCGAGGAAGGGGACGACGACCCGAGCGGTGCACAGCCTTGTGCGATACAAATGGCCACCAACTCCACCGCTACTGCCTCGACGTCGTACCCGGGCGCCCCTCCACCACTGTCCCACCACCAGCCGACGTACCATACGCTTACCGCCATGTCCACCACCACGGCACTTCCGGGTTCGACCGTGGAGCACCACCCGACCCTGAACAACACCAGTGCTGCCTGCTCGAGTTCCAGCACGGCACCGCCTCTGCAGCACCACTCGCTCAGCAGGCCGATCAAGGAGGAACCGCAGACGGTCCCACACCAACCGATGACCGCCCTCCCCACCGGCCCCATCGACATGGAGACGCAGGAGTTGATCAAGGCCGAGCGTAAGCGATTGCGCAACCGGATCGCGGCGAGCAAGTGCCGCAAGAGGAAGCTTGAGCGCATCAGCCGCCTGGAGTCCAAAGTCAAGGACTTGAAAACACAGAACACCGATCTATCCAGTACAGCAAACCAGCTACGAGAGCAAGTGTGTCAGCTCAAGCAGAAAGTCATGGAACACGTGAACTCTGGCTGTCAGGTCATGCTTACACAGCAACTGTCTTTCAACTGA